A stretch of the Lepidochelys kempii isolate rLepKem1 chromosome 15, rLepKem1.hap2, whole genome shotgun sequence genome encodes the following:
- the PISD gene encoding phosphatidylserine decarboxylase proenzyme, mitochondrial isoform X4, translating into MVRCCKALSNPPLSCYNLHKVKIHVRRLRSGNSGSCAGEQHPQLESPGPAGSAGGTPNRRARFRLQFPQLALRRRLGQLSCMSRPALKLRSWPLTILYYLLPFGALKPLTRVGWRPMSRVSLYKSVPTRLLSRAWGRLNQVELPTWLRKPVYSLYIWTFGVNMKEAAVEDLHHYRNLSEFFRRKLKPQSRPVCCYHSVISPSDGKILNFGQVKNCEVEQVKGVTYSLESFLGPCTSTEDVQFSQTSSCNSFQNQLVTKEGNELYHCVIYLAPGDYHCFHSPTDWRVSHRRHFPGSLMSVNPGVARWIKELFCHNERVVLTGDWKHGFFSLTAVGATNVGSIRIYFDRDLHTNSPCYSKGSYNDFSFITNNNKEGIPMRKGEHLGEFNLGSTIVLIFEAPKDFNFHLKPGQKIRFGEALGSL; encoded by the exons ATGGTGAGATGCTGTAAAGCTTTATCTAACCCTCCTCTCTCTTGCTACAACCTCCACAAAGTTAAAATTCATGTCCGAAGGCTACGTTCAGGGAACAGCGGCAGCTGTGCCGGGGAGCAGCACCCGCAACTGGAGAGTCCAGGCCCAGCTGGCTCTGCCGGGGGCACACCAAATAGGAGAGCCCGTTTCAG GTTGCAATTCCCCCAGCTGGCCCTGAGGCGGAGGTTGGGCCAGCTGAGCTGTATGTCTAGGCCTGCTCTGAAACTCCGTTCTTGGCCTCTGACTATTCTCTATTATCTTCTGCCTTTCGGTGCTCTTAAACCCTTGACCAGAGTGGGATGGAGGCCTATGAGCAGG GTTTCTCTGTACAAATCAGTACCAACACGACTGCTTTCACGAGCCTGGGGTCGTTTGAACCAGGTCGAGCTGCCCACCTGGCTCCGGAAGCCTGTCTACAGCCTGTATATCTGGACATTTGGAGTGAACATGAAAGAAGCAGCTGTCGAAGATCTTCATCACTATAGAAACCTGAGCGAATTCTTccgcagaaagctgaagccccagtcCCGGCCAGTCTGCTGCTATCACAGTGTG ATCAGTCCCTCAGATGGAAAGATTCTGAACTTTGGACAAGTGAAAAACTGCGAAGTGGAACAGGTGAAGGGTGTCACCTACTCGCTGGAGTCCTTCCTCGGGCCGTGCACCAGCACAGAAGATGTGCAGTTTAGCCAAA CCTCATCCTGCAACTCATTCCAGAACCAGCTAGTCACAAAGGAGGGGAACGAGCTCTATCACTGTGTCATCTACCTGGCGCCTGGGGACTATCACTGCTTCCACTCGCCCACTGACTGGAGAGTGTCGCACAGACGCCACTTCCCAG GCTCCCTGATGTCTGTGAATCCTGGTGTTGCCCGCTGGATCAAGGAACTCTTCTGCCATAATGAGCGGGTTGTACTTACTGGTGATTGGAAACATGGCTTTTTTTCCCTAACAGCAGTAGGAGCCACAAATGTTGGCTCCATCCGCATCTACTTCGACCGG GATTTGCATACTAACAGCCCCTGTTACTCCAAAGGCTCTTACAATGACTTCAGCTTTATAACCAACAATAACAAAGAGGGCATCCCCATGAGGAAAGGAGAACATTTAGGGGAGTTTAACCTGGGCTCGACCATCGTTCTAATCTTCGAGGCACCCAAGGACTTCAACTTCCACCTCAAACCTGGACAGAAAATCCGCTTTGGAGAGGCCCTGGGGTCCCTTTAG
- the PISD gene encoding phosphatidylserine decarboxylase proenzyme, mitochondrial isoform X5, with amino-acid sequence MMCQSNTLQGPDLHAGKWLQFPQLALRRRLGQLSCMSRPALKLRSWPLTILYYLLPFGALKPLTRVGWRPMSRVSLYKSVPTRLLSRAWGRLNQVELPTWLRKPVYSLYIWTFGVNMKEAAVEDLHHYRNLSEFFRRKLKPQSRPVCCYHSVISPSDGKILNFGQVKNCEVEQVKGVTYSLESFLGPCTSTEDVQFSQTSSCNSFQNQLVTKEGNELYHCVIYLAPGDYHCFHSPTDWRVSHRRHFPGSLMSVNPGVARWIKELFCHNERVVLTGDWKHGFFSLTAVGATNVGSIRIYFDRDLHTNSPCYSKGSYNDFSFITNNNKEGIPMRKGEHLGEFNLGSTIVLIFEAPKDFNFHLKPGQKIRFGEALGSL; translated from the exons ATGATGTGTCAGTCAAACACCCTGCAGggaccagatctgcacgcaggGAAATG GTTGCAATTCCCCCAGCTGGCCCTGAGGCGGAGGTTGGGCCAGCTGAGCTGTATGTCTAGGCCTGCTCTGAAACTCCGTTCTTGGCCTCTGACTATTCTCTATTATCTTCTGCCTTTCGGTGCTCTTAAACCCTTGACCAGAGTGGGATGGAGGCCTATGAGCAGG GTTTCTCTGTACAAATCAGTACCAACACGACTGCTTTCACGAGCCTGGGGTCGTTTGAACCAGGTCGAGCTGCCCACCTGGCTCCGGAAGCCTGTCTACAGCCTGTATATCTGGACATTTGGAGTGAACATGAAAGAAGCAGCTGTCGAAGATCTTCATCACTATAGAAACCTGAGCGAATTCTTccgcagaaagctgaagccccagtcCCGGCCAGTCTGCTGCTATCACAGTGTG ATCAGTCCCTCAGATGGAAAGATTCTGAACTTTGGACAAGTGAAAAACTGCGAAGTGGAACAGGTGAAGGGTGTCACCTACTCGCTGGAGTCCTTCCTCGGGCCGTGCACCAGCACAGAAGATGTGCAGTTTAGCCAAA CCTCATCCTGCAACTCATTCCAGAACCAGCTAGTCACAAAGGAGGGGAACGAGCTCTATCACTGTGTCATCTACCTGGCGCCTGGGGACTATCACTGCTTCCACTCGCCCACTGACTGGAGAGTGTCGCACAGACGCCACTTCCCAG GCTCCCTGATGTCTGTGAATCCTGGTGTTGCCCGCTGGATCAAGGAACTCTTCTGCCATAATGAGCGGGTTGTACTTACTGGTGATTGGAAACATGGCTTTTTTTCCCTAACAGCAGTAGGAGCCACAAATGTTGGCTCCATCCGCATCTACTTCGACCGG GATTTGCATACTAACAGCCCCTGTTACTCCAAAGGCTCTTACAATGACTTCAGCTTTATAACCAACAATAACAAAGAGGGCATCCCCATGAGGAAAGGAGAACATTTAGGGGAGTTTAACCTGGGCTCGACCATCGTTCTAATCTTCGAGGCACCCAAGGACTTCAACTTCCACCTCAAACCTGGACAGAAAATCCGCTTTGGAGAGGCCCTGGGGTCCCTTTAG